The proteins below are encoded in one region of Tessaracoccus aquimaris:
- a CDS encoding HEAT repeat domain-containing protein produces MNTTQSLIQALGSPDGTQRRHAALALGAQRDASVVGPLVERIRVEADSCVREDLTWAIVQHADQAEAALTDLLASQEPGDRRTAAHVLSKVANPEHFDRVRPLVADEHPDVAIKAYRAAANTGGDAAVEALAARLGDGDLLQRDALSNAFATIGAASTGALVAALSSDRVETREHAAEALGHMGEDAAGAVEALEAAAGDADASVRLTAAASLGQLGEGAAASLGRLSASDDAVVARIAASYLA; encoded by the coding sequence ATGAACACCACGCAGTCCCTCATTCAGGCCCTCGGCAGCCCCGACGGCACCCAACGTCGGCACGCGGCCCTGGCGCTCGGCGCCCAGCGCGACGCGAGCGTCGTCGGCCCCCTGGTCGAGCGGATCCGGGTCGAGGCCGACTCCTGCGTGCGCGAGGACCTCACCTGGGCGATCGTGCAGCACGCCGACCAGGCGGAGGCGGCGCTGACCGACCTGCTCGCCAGCCAGGAGCCGGGCGACCGCCGCACGGCCGCCCACGTGCTGAGCAAGGTCGCCAACCCCGAGCACTTCGACCGGGTCCGTCCCCTGGTGGCCGACGAGCATCCCGACGTCGCCATCAAGGCCTACCGGGCCGCCGCGAACACCGGGGGTGACGCGGCCGTGGAGGCGCTCGCCGCCCGGCTCGGTGACGGCGACCTCCTGCAGCGCGACGCGCTGAGCAACGCCTTCGCCACGATCGGTGCCGCGTCGACCGGGGCGCTCGTCGCGGCCCTGTCCAGCGACCGCGTCGAGACGCGCGAGCATGCCGCCGAGGCGCTCGGCCACATGGGCGAGGACGCGGCGGGCGCCGTCGAGGCCCTCGAGGCAGCGGCCGGGGACGCCGATGCGTCGGTGCGACTGACCGCGGCAGCATCGCTCGGCCAACTCGGCGAGGGTGCGGCAGCGTCTCTCGGCCGCCTCTCGGCCTCGGACGATGCCGTGGTCGCGCGGATCGCGGCGAGCTACCTCGCCTGA